TCTATTTTGACCTCAAAACCGCTCACACATTTCACAAGATTTTTATATCGTCTGCGTAAACTGAGACCATTCAGATTCAAGTGTCCAGCTTACCAGCCAATTTTCTAACGCAAGTGAGGTCCAGCCTTGTCTACAATGCTAATCCATGGATATAGTCAGCACATCGCTCACAAGACTCTGATCTCACAGGATCAAAAAAACCGCATCCAAGAGCTGTTGAGCCAAATGTTCAACGCCATCACTCCTCGTACAGAGATAGATTCACCAGTCTATGCCTGGTTTCCCGAGGGTGAGAGCACGACCGAAATGGAAGCTATCAGCATCGACGACAGCGATCCGGCAGATCGGGCTGTGGCTCAAGTAATGGTGGAAGTAAACTCAAATATCGAACTGGAAGCTGCCCCTTCGCTATCTGCCGCACCACTGCGCAACTTCAAGAGCATGGTCCGTGAATTAGCAGGCACTTCTGAAGAAGCAGAAATCAATCGCATACCTGTCAAAACTGCCATCACTGGCGATATCGTCGCTCTTAAGTGTGACAACAGCATTGCTCGCACAGGACTGGTAATTGCCGATAGCTGCGGACAACTGGTAGTGCACTCAAAAGATGCCCAGGGCTGGTGCCGCGTGCCATTGCAAATCCATCACAATCGTGGCGAAATCCTTGCCGCCTATCGCGTTAGCTAAAGCTCAAGACCGCATTCGACTTTGCATTTTGTGTGTCATTCTGCTTCCAGTGGCAAGGAAGACAGAGCCACATCATCAATGTAATAAATCCCATCTTTTAGCGATAAATCATAGACCCAGACACTGTTGACGCCAGTTACTTTAGTCATCCTCACTCGCACACGCTGAGTCAGTCCCTTTTTAGGTAGTACCTTAATATCAGAATCTGGCACTGCGGTGCTCAAAATACGATGCCTCGAGACGCTCTTTACGTAAGCGATAAAGTCATTTTTGAATTTACTGCGATAGTTTGGACCCAGGTCATCCCAGGCATATTTAAATCGCTTATCTGCCAAAACTCTTAGGTGATAGCGCAAAAAATCCATTGGACTGGACTCTCGTACCAGGCGCGCCTTATCTATAGTGCCACTGTTTGTCTTTTGCTCATCCGCATTTGTCCTAAGGTCAATAAAGCTAGTCTTTGGCGCACCAGAGGCACTCACCACACCAGTTGCTGCTGGCACAAAGAGTGGCCTTTGCACTTGTGTCAATTTTTGACTAACAGGAGCTGCCTGGCTATTCCTGGCACTGGCTATAACACTGGGTTTATTGCTCACAGCATCGGCAATTGTTTCTTGAGGGCTGTAGTCTTCTTCAACAATCTCTGGTCTGGCCTTGCGCGGCTGACTGGGCACACAGCTGAGTACAAGGTCATTGCCTGACCATTTGCTTGCCTCAAGCACTGGTGTTTGCATCACACCGCGCTCTTGCACTACTTGTTCGACTACTTTTTCTTTGACTTGCTCAAATACTTTGGTCACCGGTCCATTGTTTTGTTTTTCGAGTGAGTCAATCAAAGTCTTGGTAAAGACTGAGTTTTGGAAGTTTTTGCCCTCCCAGGAGACTTGATTAGTATCACTTGAGCAAATCACCAGCTGACCTGTACCTTGCGCCAGAGCCTGAGCATCAGCATTACCCTGACGGACGATACCTTTGCTCTCACTCCTGGCACCTCCAGCATGACAGGTATCAAGCACCACAAGCACACGATCTGAGTGCACGCGGTCCTTGATGATGCTGGCTAGCTGTGACATCGGTATACCAGTGGTAAACAATTTATTGGGATTGGTATCGTGTGCAACGATGTAATTGACACCACCGAGATCCAGCTCTGATGAGCTGCCATGACTGGAGATAAAGATAACAACGAGGTCCTGGGGCAATGCGGCATGAGGCAGCCAGCTATCGCCCAATACATCGCGGATACGGTCCCTGGTGGCTTTTTCGTCAAGCAAAAGTTTGACGTGGTCTTTGGCAAAATTGCCCTTGGTAATCAGGTAGTTGTAAAAGTCCTGAGCGTCTTTGGCGGGGTAACGCAAGTCGAGCTTACTATCTGCAAACTTACTAATGCCGACCACTACTGCCCACTTGTCAGTGACCGGACGATTAGCATCATCCTGAGCCGCCACACTGAGCCCTGCAGTGAGCGTCAAACTAGTTGTCAGAGCAAATGATAATGCGCGCCAATTTTTTAAAATCATCCAGACAAATTCTCAGCTAGGGTGCCAGAGGCTGATTATAGGCTGATTGACCAGTTAATGGGGACTTTCCACCAGCGATATTCTGCTTGGCAATTTCAAGCACACGACTCAACTGATTATCACCTTTGCTTCCATATTCCAGGTTTTCGGTAGGCTCAATCACGATAGCTGGCTCAAGCCCCCTTGTTGGGTCCACAACATCGGGCTTAGCTGGTTTGACTTCGCCTTCAGGCAGACCGCCCTGCTCTATGGCCAGCTGCTGGGCTTTAATTGACTCAGGCAAACGTCCATCGCCCACCCACTGACCTTTGGGCATGTAATAGCGCCCAGACGTGACCGATAGCGCCATCGACTCGGGCAGAGGGATATGCACCTGGGCCACTCCTTTGCCGTAGCTACGGGTGCCACAGAGCACAGCTCTGGCGTTGTCGCGCAAGATACCAGCGAGCATCTCAGCGGCGCTGGCTGAGTCTTTATCGATTAGCACATAGACCGGCTTATTAAGCGTGAGATTAGGCTTGCGTTTGGCATGCATCGATTGCAAATCACGCTGGTCATTAAAAGTAATGATGTTCATATCTTTGGGCGAGAGCGTGTATCTCGATGTCTGGCAAGTGCTACGGTCGATGCGGCTTTTGAGTGTGATCAAATCGCCTTTATCAAGAAATAGCGATGCCACAGCCAAACAATAATCAACACTGCCGCCAGGATTACCGCGCAAATCAAGAATCAGCGCCTTGATGCCAGGCATATCTTTGAGATCCTGCTCTACTCTATCGGGCAATTCCTCAGCAATAAAAGATTCGATGCGCTCGTAGCCAACACTGTTATCGAGCACTTTACTCTTGGTGCATGCCACTTTGATCTTTATAGGCACAAGCCCCATCTCAATCACTGCACCTTTGCGGCGCAGGACAAACTTAACGACCTGGTCCATATGCTTGCGAGTATGCTCGCCAATTTGAGCAGCAGGTATTTTGCTGCAATCCATGCCGTCTACCGAGAGTATTTCATCTCCGGGCTTGATGCCGGCTTTGCGAGCTGGGCTGTTTTCCATGGTCATGCGCACACGCACAGGCTTTTTGTCAGCCGCCATGACCATGCCTACACCCGAGTAAAAACCCTTGGCGGCATCATCCTGACGGGCAATCATGCGAGTGTCACAGACCTGTGTAAAAGGGTCGTCGAGAGACTTAAGCATGAGATTGGAGTATTTGACAGCGTCATCAAGAGTGACGATTTTTGCGTCATAACGATGTTCGTAAGTGTCAAAGTCTTTGAGCTTAGCCTGGTCAAACAATGATTCTCTCGTCTCAAGCCAGACCCGGTGATAAAAATCCACCGGCTTAAACCACAACCTAAAGCCTATCTCCTGCCCTATCCGGCTGAATATCTCGCCTGGATCATCCACACGTGTGCGCCAAAACTGCCATACATACAGACAGCTAAAGAGCATGCTGAGCACACAAAAGGACAGCGCGATTCGTCTAAATCGCACCTTTTTGTCCAAAACTGGCAGCTCGTCGTCTTTTATCAATTTCCAATCACTGGGTCTAATTTATATGCCCGCGCAAACAATAAAGAACCTCAAGAAACGCCAATAACAAACGTTTAGTAACTTAGATTGTTAGCATTTAACAACAACTTGGCGAGACTTGCCAAATCTAGCCGGTAAAATCAATTAGCACTGTCTCTATTAACAGTGCAATGGACAAACAAGGCAGATGGTCAGTCAAGACGAAATCAATCAAGCGGCAAGCGCTGGCAGCCCCAGTGGCAGCACTATTCGCCTGTCCATAGGTAGTATGAGTCCGGTATTTTTTACCGACCCTGTCTGCAAAATGCAGGTAGCTAAAGATACAGCCGCCGACAAACTGACCTACAAGGACAAAAACTATTACTTTTGCAATGTCCTTTGTGCCGTCAAATTTACCCGAGCACCCCATCTTTATGTCGCCGGTCAAGCCCAGACAGCCGAGAGCGTCACAGCTATGGATTGTGGCAGCTCAGCTAGCACAGAGGATGAGGGAGCAAGCGGTTATACCTGCCCGATGCACCCTGAAATAGTCACCGACAAACAAATGCCCTGCCCACTATGCGGCATGGCGCTCGATCCACTGGAGCCCAAGCTCTCCAGCGAGCCGGATCATGAGTATGTGGACATGCTGCGCCGCTTTAAATTATCGCTAGCTTTTACTGTGCCTGTGGCTTTTGTTGGCATGCAGGATATGTTTGGCTCGCCGCTTGCATTTTTAGGCAGTCAAAACATTGATTATTTGCTCTTTGTCCTGGCGACTCCGGTGGTGACCTGGCTGGGTGCGCCATTTTTTGTGCGTTTTGCCGGCTCAATCAAAAGCCGCTCGCCCAATATGTTTACGCTAATAGGCGCTGGTGTGGGCATTGCCTACCTATACAGTCTGGCTGTAACTTTTGTACCAGGTCTCTTATCCCAACCTGGGGGACACCATGACCACACAGCTACATACTTTGAGCCAGCAGCTGTAATCACTACTCTTGCCTTACTGGGGCAGGTGCTTGAGCTGAGAGCACGTCAGGCGACCAGCTCGGCATTGCATGCGCTGATCACTCTTACTCCCGCCAGGGCGCACTTTATCAAACTCGACGAGCAAGAGGTCGATATCGACGCCAGTAAACTAGCCAGCGGAGACAGGCTGAGAGTCAAGCCCGGCGAGAGTATCCCGGCAGATGGTGTAGTACTAGGCGGCAGTACCACAGTAGACGAATCAATGCTCACTGGTGAGAGCATGCCATCGAATAAAGCCGAAGGTAGCACCATCATCGGTGGCACCATCAACCAGAGCGGCAGTATCATTATGCGAGTCGGTCAAGTTGGCAAAAACACCATCTTGTCCCAAATCATCAAACTCGTCGCTCAAGCACAGCGCAGCCGCGCTCCGGTGCAACAAACAGTCGATAAAGTAGCCGCTTATTTTATGCCTCTGGTCCTTTTAGCTAGCATCCTCAGCTTTGCCTACTGGGCTTTTGCAGCGCCGCAACACGATATCAATCTGGCGCTTTTGAGTGCCATATCTGTCTTGATCATTGCCTGCCCCTGCGCTCTGGGTCTGGCTACACCAATGTCTATCACCGTAGCCATGGGCAGAGCAGCTCGCCTTGGTATCCTGATCAAGGACGCAGCAACGCTCGATCAGTTGAGCAAAGTTGACACAGTGGTCATAGATAAAAC
The sequence above is a segment of the Candidatus Obscuribacter sp. genome. Coding sequences within it:
- a CDS encoding caspase family protein; amino-acid sequence: MILKNWRALSFALTTSLTLTAGLSVAAQDDANRPVTDKWAVVVGISKFADSKLDLRYPAKDAQDFYNYLITKGNFAKDHVKLLLDEKATRDRIRDVLGDSWLPHAALPQDLVVIFISSHGSSSELDLGGVNYIVAHDTNPNKLFTTGIPMSQLASIIKDRVHSDRVLVVLDTCHAGGARSESKGIVRQGNADAQALAQGTGQLVICSSDTNQVSWEGKNFQNSVFTKTLIDSLEKQNNGPVTKVFEQVKEKVVEQVVQERGVMQTPVLEASKWSGNDLVLSCVPSQPRKARPEIVEEDYSPQETIADAVSNKPSVIASARNSQAAPVSQKLTQVQRPLFVPAATGVVSASGAPKTSFIDLRTNADEQKTNSGTIDKARLVRESSPMDFLRYHLRVLADKRFKYAWDDLGPNYRSKFKNDFIAYVKSVSRHRILSTAVPDSDIKVLPKKGLTQRVRVRMTKVTGVNSVWVYDLSLKDGIYYIDDVALSSLPLEAE
- a CDS encoding PDZ domain-containing protein, which codes for MIKDDELPVLDKKVRFRRIALSFCVLSMLFSCLYVWQFWRTRVDDPGEIFSRIGQEIGFRLWFKPVDFYHRVWLETRESLFDQAKLKDFDTYEHRYDAKIVTLDDAVKYSNLMLKSLDDPFTQVCDTRMIARQDDAAKGFYSGVGMVMAADKKPVRVRMTMENSPARKAGIKPGDEILSVDGMDCSKIPAAQIGEHTRKHMDQVVKFVLRRKGAVIEMGLVPIKIKVACTKSKVLDNSVGYERIESFIAEELPDRVEQDLKDMPGIKALILDLRGNPGGSVDYCLAVASLFLDKGDLITLKSRIDRSTCQTSRYTLSPKDMNIITFNDQRDLQSMHAKRKPNLTLNKPVYVLIDKDSASAAEMLAGILRDNARAVLCGTRSYGKGVAQVHIPLPESMALSVTSGRYYMPKGQWVGDGRLPESIKAQQLAIEQGGLPEGEVKPAKPDVVDPTRGLEPAIVIEPTENLEYGSKGDNQLSRVLEIAKQNIAGGKSPLTGQSAYNQPLAP
- a CDS encoding heavy metal translocating P-type ATPase encodes the protein MVSQDEINQAASAGSPSGSTIRLSIGSMSPVFFTDPVCKMQVAKDTAADKLTYKDKNYYFCNVLCAVKFTRAPHLYVAGQAQTAESVTAMDCGSSASTEDEGASGYTCPMHPEIVTDKQMPCPLCGMALDPLEPKLSSEPDHEYVDMLRRFKLSLAFTVPVAFVGMQDMFGSPLAFLGSQNIDYLLFVLATPVVTWLGAPFFVRFAGSIKSRSPNMFTLIGAGVGIAYLYSLAVTFVPGLLSQPGGHHDHTATYFEPAAVITTLALLGQVLELRARQATSSALHALITLTPARAHFIKLDEQEVDIDASKLASGDRLRVKPGESIPADGVVLGGSTTVDESMLTGESMPSNKAEGSTIIGGTINQSGSIIMRVGQVGKNTILSQIIKLVAQAQRSRAPVQQTVDKVAAYFMPLVLLASILSFAYWAFAAPQHDINLALLSAISVLIIACPCALGLATPMSITVAMGRAARLGILIKDAATLDQLSKVDTVVIDKTGTLTRGQLTLAKIISLDAAYGDDKVLQLAASLEQSSEHPLAKAIVSAYKLQTETSQRADLPLLPIADFCNEAGSGVCGTIEGQKIKAGNLRYITGSRDDLPSDSNLKQAYNQISESGYTPVVVALQDKAIAVLGLGDTLKPTSTDAVSHLKAQGLEIHLLTGDDQQIARGIAQSAGIATVRANVTPAQKHSYIESLIESGKIVAMVGDGINDAPALARAQVGIAMGTGTNIAMEAAGIVILSGDLHGISTARALSLAMRQNIKQNLTLAFGYNILAIPIAAGLLYPWTGMLLSPMLASLAMALSSVSVIGNALRLNGSNLKAHS